The region GGGATCAATTGGGGCTGCTCTACCAACAAAACTGCAGCAATAAAAGCAGATAGAGAGTGAACAGGGAACTTGTACGTTTCGCCACGAATTTCAATTGGTAGCGTTCCACGCCACAAGATCAATACCATGAGTGCATCCTGTAGGTAATATAGGACATGCTGGATTGACAGTAGCTCTTCGATGTACCTGAAAAAGACAAAGATAGTTTATCAGAAAAAATCACCCGACGATATGGTCGAACGACTTTACAGGACAAACTTACGAATTGATGTACTTCATATCATACTTCGTCATGTCATACTTTCCCGTGCATGTGTATCGCACTACTCGGAAATCTTTGCGCTTTTTCACGTTGACATACATGTCAGGCGGAGGCTCCAGGTTGCTTAGTAAGAGTTTTCGGTCGTCTTCAATTTCGAGACGCAATCGTACCGTGATCGACCCCCGCCGCTTGCGATCTGCCATGCGGGCTGTCGTAAAGATGTTATACTTTAAAGTGTATAATGTGTCTTTGCGTAAGTTCGTCAAATCGACCGAAACACGTCCAACCAAGTCGTGATCGTCAGTTGGATTGATACCTTCGTCGAAGTCGAAAACTCcaagaaagagttggctgctGCTATGCATGATGTGGAAAATGAACGCACGCTTAGTCCAGGGCATCCATCGAGGACTCAAACAGTCATCGATGATGTCTGTTGAAACTACAGAATCTTGGTACACAATCGAGACGAAAGTGTCCGTTTTGTTGCGTCCGCCGGTATCAAGGTTTGGAAGGTCGTCGCATCCAATAATTTCGACAAATAGTCGCCCGAGTTTCCCACTGCCTGTATCAATCCATTCCTCTGATTCCTTCAAACTCTCCTTTTCCACCTGATCATGAGTCATCCATGTTGTTTGATCTTTGCGCTTCGGATGTGGACCAGGTCGAACTTTGTACTCCTTGACTTCCTCGTTGCCATCCTTGACCGTTCGACTTTGCCTGCGAAAGTAGGAGGCAATATTGCCAGAGCCTCCTTTCGTGTCTGTACTCTGTGCGGGTTCTTTGTGAAAGCGGTTTTGCAGGGCATTGCGTTTCTGCGAATCTGCGTAGTCTTTCAAGAAGTGGATGTCGTGTTCGGACGCCCGTCGACAGCGTATAGCCAGATGACCGTCAACTTCTCCAGTTTTCCCAGGAGGGGGCCCAAGTTTGAATTCCATACGGTCACCTTTTGAATCAAAAAGAACTCGGGGAGGAATTGTAATAGCCCCAAGCTTCTCGTTCTTTCCGACCTTGTCAAAGTCCATGACGAGGCAGAGCAGGCCTTCGCTGAGGAAGAGCTCCTTCGGATTTATTGTGAGTAGGAACAAAGATCCCGTCTTGAGTGTCCAAATAGGATCCAACCTGTCAGCAGAGAGACGAAGTGGTAAGCAAGAATCCTCGAAAACGTGTAGTGTTCCAGCGTTCGCAAAACGTACGTTTTGGAGATGTATTTGGTCCGGTGAACTTCTTTGCCGTTCAACATACAGATCACGAACGGGTCTGATTTGTCGAAGTCGCCAATCGGCAAATTCCAACCCGAAACAATCTCCATCAGCAAAGTGATTTCGCCCTGTGGCATGACGATATCGCCAAATTCCGCTTTGACCTTAGCTTCAGCCCGTTGTTCTTCGCCTTCCAGCTCCTTTTCCAAGACCTTGCAAAAATCTTCCGCAAGACTCACGCTGTCAAAAATAAGTTCTCGAGTCTGCTTGAGTTTTCCCAGCAGAATCGCGACAATAACAGCATCTTTGTAAGTATTTTTGACCTTTAACCCGCTGATTGGGAAACGATACTTGGCTCTCCACCCCTCAATACCCGTGTTTTCTTCATCCCGGGCCCCGTCCAGATACTCGGCCGGGACAACGGTAGAATCTTCGTCtccatcatcttcgtcatcctccGCGTCAATGGTAGCCAGAGACGCTTCAGGCTGACCAGAAGTGCGGTGGCGAGCGCGACGGCGAGCCGCACGGCGCCCTGCCTTGGTGGCTGGTTCCAACACCCGGACGAAGCATTCGTCGTAGAACTTCGTTGGGGAGCGGTAGGTTCGGTGCACTTCTAAAGATATCTTGCGACGACGTCGCTTTTTGTTCAAAAGGCGAGGCATCAGAATTCCCTATGTGAAAGAACGAGTCAACAATGAGTAATCGAGAACGCCCCGCAAGCAAGAAGACGATGGATCTGAAAAAGATGTCGGTACACCGATCGAGGGAGCACAGGGGTGCTCGACGTCGCCGATAGTTATTGTTATAGCACTTGCCGTAACCGAGTTTATCGGAGGTGGTGAGAAGATATCCCACAATCTCGAAGAGATAAGTGTGCTTTTCTTGGTCGCAGGTCCACCTTGCACGATGGCACCGTTTGCATCAGAAGACACCATGGTCTTTTTTAGCGATCGAACACAGAAAGGAAACGCGAAAAAGCAGTAACTGTGAGTACGGGAGTATTTCACTCCCGTTCGACAAAATCGGTATTGGAGATCCAAGGAATCTGGAATGTCACGAAGTTTGGGTTAGGACAATGCCAAAACGAGTTTGACACGGAGTACAGGCACCTATCTACGCTAACTGAAAGTCGGCGAGTCGCAGCATTTTTGATAGACACAAATGAACACTATCGACCATGGCAACGGCATCGCCCAGAATTCGCAAGCGTCTTTTAGGCGTGaaagcaacaccagcatTGAACGAACTACTAGAGAAAGCAGTTTCGAAAGCTTCGGGGAGATCTCTCCCAACTGACGTTGCTCCAATTCCTGGTGATGCTGCCGTGTCGACGGTGGAGCAAGCCTGTATTGTACTGCTCGCGAATCAGCAACCAAAAGCGGATCACGGCGATGAATCACTTTACATTCCGATATCATCGCTAAAGGCTATGGAGATTTTGATTCAGGAGGATTCCAATCGGATCGATGCGGCGTTGTCTCAAACGAGCCTCGTATTTTCCCAACGATGTTCGCGAGACGATCTCTCCCCGTCACAGGTCCGGTTCCGCGAACGCATTGAACGTCTCAAGCTCCGACAGGAAGAGTCCAAGTATACAAAGTTGACGTCCAATCTTGGTACCGCCACCATGGATGACGATATTACAACACGCTCCATGACGTACGCCGCTTCGATCGGGCTTAACATGATCATCGCCCCGCTCTCCTTTGGATGCTTCATGTTCTTTTTTGCGGGTGGTATCTTGGACTGGGTATTTCCTCGGTCGGAAGCTACTTTGGCGAGGCAGCTGCATGGTGCGGTTGACGTTCGAAAGGTTATTGTGGGAGTCGTCTCGGGCGTCCTCATGCTGTTTATCGAAATGATCCTCTTTGTCATACGGACAAACGAAATGGACAAGGCCATCCGGAAAAAGCAGAGGCGAAAGAAGGACTATCAACCGTTTGGAGTGTATTCggcaaattcttccaaaacctTCAAAGGCGAGTAGTTCTACTAGTAGAAATAGTTGTAGCAGCCTAATAGATAACAAACCTTGTCACATTCATAACCTTTGAATGACATATACAGTGAAGCCTCTGAATCGGTGGGTCCGACGAACGCAAGCGTAGTCGTTTGGATACAACGACGGTACGAGACTGTCACGATGCTCGTTACTCAGGCCTCGGCTGGAACGCTGTCGCCCACCCGACCAAATTCGACGACGCGGGGCgcgtcttcctcgtctgCCACCATGGCTGTCTCGGGGCGTCCCGGCGTGTACACCGCGTACGACCCGTCATCCCAAGCGCCGGGATGAAGCACGTGGACTCCACCGTAAACTTCGTGAAAGGCGTCTTTTTGCGTGGCGGTGTCCCCGCCCAGTATCAGTGCCGTCGGTAAGGGATACAGGGAAAGAGCGTGATCCAAATTCCAAAAGATGGGAACACCCGCGACCGGTGTGACGTGACCTTGATCCAGAATGGTCTTGAGCAAGCGACAATGTGGTTGGCGGCCATGTtggtcgtcatcgtccgatGCGGCGCGGTCGGTTCCGGGCAAACGTATCTGGTGATGCTGAAAGAGGTGGAGTAAGTCGTAACGAAAGACCACGATATCTTGGTCTCTCCACTGGATACGACAGGGATTGGAAGCCAGATGTACGTGTGCGATCTTATCCAGGGCGTGCGTTTTCCGTAGCGCGGGCAGGGGTAGGACGTACCCAACCCCGTCGTGTGGACCCGGCACGAGACAAAAGTGCGCGTGGGCTCGCAGATTCGCGAAGCATCCAATGAGGGTTGCCAATTCGTCGAGTAGCGGAGTGAGCTGGGAAGGGTGCGACTGAGGGGTGGACGAGAAATTTCCCATGAGAACAAACAGGGGGAGTCGGTCGGGAGCATACTTGTCGTAGGTGGCGAACAAACTTTCGAGTTGCTGTAGCACGCGGGGTTGGTCCAAGTGCAGGTCCGACAGAACGACCAACGAGGATTCTTTCGTCATGCTACCGACCGTGAGGACGGGTTTGCGAAAACTGGGATGAAAGACTTGTTGTCGAATGGTCTGTAAGGACGTTTCGCGAGACTCCAGGAGGGGATGACCCAAACGATGCACGCAGAATGTACCATCCCGGAACATACCCTCGACCAAGAGAATGCAATGCTCGGTCACAAAGAATCCGTCCACGGCGCTGGCGTCTTGAAAGGATATTTGGACCTGTCCCGTAGGATCTTCCAGGTACCACTGTCCTTCTTCAATCTGTAGTAGAATTCCCAGTATGAGCAGACTTTGGTTGTCATGCTTCCCGAGCAGCGATTCCACCGGAGTCAACTTGTGTTGAATACTTTGTTGGCGAGCGTGTAAATCTGCGGGTCGGAAGAGCTTGTGTCGTAGAATGCGTTGGTGCACCATGGCGTAGCGCTGGGCCAGCATGGAGATCTATGTCGCACGATAATGCACATGTGTGtttgagagagagagagacatTGTAACGAGCGAGACAGTAGACTGGTGAGACAGTGCACTCGTAGTTGCTCTTTCCAACACCTATACCGGTCTCGAGTATCGACGCACCTTATCTTCTGCAGTACCAAACAAAGAGCGCGGCTTCTCGTCCACGGCAAAGTTTTTGCGCATGACTTCGAATACTAGTTTGGGTGATTGGAATGCGTTGACAATTTGCAAACCATCCCACGCatccgtcgtcgtcatcgtcgtcgacgcggATCGACCGGTATCCGCCGCTTCTCCCGCAATGTCGTCCCACAAGTCTCCCGTTAAAGTCTGTCCCGGTATTCGTTCGGCAACGACGTTGAGAAGATCTTCCAAAGATCCGTCCCGGGATGATCCCAGGTATGCTTCAACGCCAGCCAAAGCCGCGGGCTGGATCGTCCAGCCTCGGGCCTTGCAAGCTCGAACGATCTGTCGtcgtgtcgtcgtcattttGGGTTATCGTTGGAAAGCGGTCCCTACCGTCGTACCGTGTACGTACGCTTCGCTGTAGGCGAAACTTGACAGGGCTACAGGAATCAGTTGTTGGAACTGGACGGCACGGTACGGAAGGAAATTGGGTGTGGCGTTCGGGACGACCATGGTCGTCGAGGATCCCGGTGATTGTGTGTCCGTGCATACTTCGGACGCAAGGCGGGCGTGCGTGACCCAAAAGCGCGCCAACGGGTAGCCCCCTATCCAATTCAGTACCGGATTGTCGACCGGGTCTCGTTTGGAACCAATCCCAGAGTGCGCAATCCGTCAGACGCCGCGCGTCAATGAACGGATTTGGGTGCGCGGGAAATTCGATGGGTCCCGAGCCCTCCCAACCTCACACAAACGGTGTGTGGGTGTCGGCGGGAGATACTATATTCGTTCCCGAGGTTTTTCGTAGCATGTTGTCCGTACCGATCAACGTGGacgattgattgattgatcCATCAAAAACTCGTGTCCCTCTCGTACTTTACTTCCTCGATTGCGCTTGCATTCACACGCACCCTTTACCAACACATATTCACACAAAACACGTGTATTAACGttactcttcttctcttGTAGGCAGTATGCCCGACGAAGACTATCTCGTCGATCACTTGCGGATCCTCTTCATCCACGAGTCCACGCCGTACCGCATCGCCCAATACCTCGAGGATGCCGTTCCACGACCTCGGCATCCGCATACAAGTAGTGTCACCAAGTTTTCCAAGGGAATGACGATCGAGCGGGACGCAAAGTGGGAATTCGGTTCCCAAGCTCGTAGTACCATGGTGAAATGGGCCATCCAACGTACGTATTTGTGTGTTTTGTCAAATGTGTGACACGTTCCTGTATCATTGCGGGATCCGACCGTGAGTGAATCCGTGTGGACGTTTCTGTTTGGGTGGACAAGTACTGACACCCTCCCTCGACTGTTCCTTTGCGGGTGGTGCAGTGGTGGATTACTTCGAACTTCCTCGCCAAGTTGCTGCCACCGCGGCGCATTTCTTGGATCGGTACCTTTCCTCCTGGTCCTGTTCCAAGAGTGACTTGCAGTTACTCATGATGAGTGCCCTTTACCTCGCCATCAAAACACACCAACGACACCCACTTCTTTCGGTAGAGACCATGCTGCGAACGAGTCGGGGTCTCTTTAGTCGAGACCAACTCCTCCGCATGGAACGACACCTTTTGGACGCGCTCACCTGGCGCCTCCATCCGCCCCTACCCGAAAACGTCCTGGACATCTTCTTGCGGGTCCTCGTCCGCTGTTATCCGGTGGAACAGCACACCGCAATCAACGATCAGTGTCTATACTACTTGGATACCGCCCTCGTCGACGGATTCTTTGTCGGCCACGCGCCATCGGTCGTTGCCATGGCGGCCTTGTGCCAGGTACTGGAACTCTACATTCGTAACGATACACACGAAGGCTATCCGCACCCCATGCACGAACTCATGCGTCGTACACATCTCATGATCCCCGCCGGACCGTGTCACGCCTGTCGAGACCGCTTCGCAAGAATCATGGCGGCGGACGAAACCGTACCCGATGCGCTGCCCAAACCCGGTTCCCAGCCCGTGGCACGGGAGCGGATGCCTTCGCCCGTCAGTGTGCTGCATCCCTCCCTGGATCATGCCGGGAAAGAGGCGTAGCCGCGACGCGAAAGCAGACGTTCATTGTTTTACTGTAGGTAGCCGTCTCGTGCCAGCAATTGACTTGCGGCACGGGAATGGCCattgtgtgtgtttgtgtgtgtgtgtgtgtgtaagGAATATGTGCCTTTTTGGAATGTAAGAGTGTCTTAGTTTCAATTTGTCACAGTCCAAAATTCGTCAATCCATCGTTGTATGTAGCGTCTCTCCACAACACGGGCTTCCGTAACACAAGGAGGGTCGGCTGGACTCGCATACATAAGATCCGTATGGTGCCCTCCGTATTCAATCAAGAGCGCAATCATGCTATCACTACCCTGTGAGATGTTTTGTGTATACAGTCCGGGAACCGTGGTTGGTCCGTGATTCTGGTAAGCGTGGCTCACCGTGGGATCCAGACCGGGAGCGTAAACTCCGGCAGCGCTCCAGGGATCCAGTAATCCGTTAGAGAATATAATATTGGAGTGCGACGATATCTCCGTCCCGCCGTAGATGGTATCGTACCAGGTAGACCACGGGTCGGTCGCGTCCAGAGGGTAGCCGAAAATGCCATTGGGATCCGCACAGAACTCGTTATTGTCGGTAGCGTTGCCTCGCCACCGAATTACATCAGCATAAGTTCGAGTCCCTCGTGGATGAGACGGGGGCCAAAAAGGATCGTTCCCGAGACCAAGGGCTTCGGTTATGATCAAGTTCATTTCTTCATTGCAACACAGGGAATTCCAGCTCCCAGTCTTCATCTTTTCTTCACATTGTGACGACGGCGCTTCGTTCAATCGCCTTTTTTCCGAGACACCGTTTCGTTGTGCGATGCGGAAGCGACTAGTAGTAAAGTTGTCGCGTCCTTGGACAACAGACTGCTTCAATGAATTTGGAGCAGCAAGGAGGTCGTAACAATCAACATCTTTGGTGACATTGAACCAAACAGAAATAGAATCTCTCACGCTTTCGAGCAGACCCACAACAATAGGGTGTTTCGAGATATTCTCAATATTTGCCCAATCGGCAACAACGTTTTCCCAATCAACAGTAAGAGATATTCCACTATCGCCGTACTCGATAGCATACCGTATATCAGACCGATTGCCCAAAAACTTTACTCCCCAATCCAAGTGCAAGTCGCTGTCCGTCCAACATGCCGCTTGTAGAGGCCATGCAGGAAGCTTGGCGTCTTTGTGGGTGAGAGCAAACGGAATATAGCTGCTCGAGTAAGGAAAACTCCCTTCGGCAAGATCAAACCAAGGACTCTGGGCC is a window of Phaeodactylum tricornutum CCAP 1055/1 chromosome 28, whole genome shotgun sequence DNA encoding:
- a CDS encoding predicted protein, whose translation is MATASPRIRKRLLGVKATPALNELLEKAVSKASGRSLPTDVAPIPGDAAVSTVEQACIVLLANQQPKADHGDESLYIPISSLKAMEILIQEDSNRIDAALSQTSLVFSQRCSRDDLSPSQVRFRERIERLKLRQEESKYTKLTSNLGTATMDDDITTRSMTYAASIGLNMIIAPLSFGCFMFFFAGGILDWVFPRSEATLARQLHGAVDVRKVIVGVVSGVLMLFIEMILFVIRTNEMDKAIRKKQRRKKDYQPFGVYSANSSKTFKGE
- the dsCYC11 gene encoding predicted protein (diatom-specific cyclin 11); its protein translation is MPDEDYLVDHLRILFIHESTPYRIAQYLEDAVPRPRHPHTSSVTKFSKGMTIERDAKWEFGSQARSTMVKWAIQLVDYFELPRQVAATAAHFLDRYLSSWSCSKSDLQLLMMSALYLAIKTHQRHPLLSVETMLRTSRGLFSRDQLLRMERHLLDALTWRLHPPLPENVLDIFLRVLVRCYPVEQHTAINDQCLYYLDTALVDGFFVGHAPSVVAMAALCQVLELYIRNDTHEGYPHPMHELMRRTHLMIPAGPCHACRDRFARIMAADETVPDALPKPGSQPVARERMPSPVSVLHPSLDHAGKEA
- a CDS encoding predicted protein (catalytic subunit participating with PCNA in DNA replication late in S phase), translated to MVVPNATPNFLPYRAVQFQQLIPVALSSFAYSEAYVHGTTIVRACKARGWTIQPAALAGVEAYLGSSRDGSLEDLLNVVAERIPGQTLTGDLWDDIAGEAADTGRSASTTMTTTDAWDGLQIVNAFQSPKLVFEVMRKNFAVDEKPRSLFGTAEDKISMLAQRYAMVHQRILRHKLFRPADLHARQQSIQHKLTPVESLLGKHDNQSLLILGILLQIEEGQWYLEDPTGQVQISFQDASAVDGFFVTEHCILLVEGMFRDGTFCVHRLGHPLLESRETSLQTIRQQVFHPSFRKPVLTVGSMTKESSLVVLSDLHLDQPRVLQQLESLFATYDKYAPDRLPLFVLMGNFSSTPQSHPSQLTPLLDELATLIGCFANLRAHAHFCLVPGPHDGVGYVLPLPALRKTHALDKIAHVHLASNPCRIQWRDQDIVVFRYDLLHLFQHHQIRLPGTDRAASDDDDQHGRQPHCRLLKTILDQGHVTPVAGVPIFWNLDHALSLYPLPTALILGGDTATQKDAFHEVYGGVHVLHPGAWDDGSYAVYTPGRPETAMVADEEDAPRVVEFGRVGDSVPAEA
- a CDS encoding predicted protein; this encodes MPRLLNKKRRRRKISLEVHRTYRSPTKFYDECFVRVLEPATKAGRRAARRRARHRTSGQPEASLATIDAEDDEDDGDEDSTVVPAEYLDGARDEENTGIEGWRAKYRFPISGLKVKNTYKDAVIVAILLGKLKQTRELIFDSVSLAEDFCKVLEKELEGEEQRAEAKVKAEFGDIVMPQGEITLLMEIVSGWNLPIGDFDKSDPFVICMLNGKEVHRTKYISKTLDPIWTLKTGSLFLLTINPKELFLSEGLLCLVMDFDKVGKNEKLGAITIPPRVLFDSKGDRMEFKLGPPPGKTGEVDGHLAIRCRRASEHDIHFLKDYADSQKRNALQNRFHKEPAQSTDTKGGSGNIASYFRRQSRTVKDGNEEVKEYKVRPGPHPKRKDQTTWMTHDQVEKESLKESEEWIDTGSGKLGRLFVEIIGCDDLPNLDTGGRNKTDTFVSIVYQDSVVSTDIIDDCLSPRWMPWTKRAFIFHIMHSSSQLFLGVFDFDEGINPTDDHDLVGRVSVDLTNLRKDTLYTLKYNIFTTARMADRKRRGSITVRLRLEIEDDRKLLLSNLEPPPDMYVNVKKRKDFRVVRYTCTGKYDMTKYDMKYINSYIEELLSIQHVLYYLQDALMVLILWRGTLPIEIRGETYKFPVHSLSAFIAAVLLVEQPQLIPSLFFGCIAWLIIAIMDYRQNLPDLWSRCKTFREFIYILFVGKSPISPHNIKQYEQYEEAKKFLEDQQKRIEESEKAAERAYEESVKAQEEYEREMEEIGEADVDISTKTGGVSLDPFKPILFPVQQNLALICRYLRHVRYVLFWEECYIAFWVSAGCLLLSIICVFIPWFFLIKWTSRFLVWFTFGPWMKLVDVYYVGKIKPPTEAEIQEKKKLDREKRRLQTSAAAAKARVKRENATKLKAMKKYMFGRYIAKVPILKEDRYRDLPLPSSTAVPYRPKPLPLSELAMQEAGYHRTRLPGQHLVGDMIPRAETLGFTEAPIGQATAHPRLVDKKRPGGNISSGLESTTSAYAKIGSLIVAAGLISWFCVPVFAAMAEKVINFF